In Micromonospora purpureochromogenes, a single window of DNA contains:
- a CDS encoding carboxypeptidase regulatory-like domain-containing protein — translation MLRALGAAAMAGLMAVMGLTGPAQAAEAAGLDGTITNKLTGEPVAGAGIVIQQQDGSNWNFTNSDTDGRFAFPETPAGEYTVQVNANGYVEEYLYGHRNSWEADLITVPATLQIPLMPIQYGDVAGRVVDQKGTGIAHVGVQLRRGGNWVGDTATDDQGRYRFERIETDSNYTAQFTLPSGQVLFNGGVESEYDAPPFTVTADKTTTVNLTRPPVGNLIVRAVDKETGAAIAGYCWYPQDGPFSFHTTCTDKLGRARFPDMPVGTYRGGGYDPNEVYVNGLFGPVTVTENETTWTTVKLEKSVSLHVDFVDAATGDPVSGACVTLADPVYTDVGQNGRCGSEADYNNLFAEDHFRLFVAPYDGEHGAQWVSTTGGGTGDPAQAKVFKPVPGERIRVTVKLDGAGSVTGVVRDAATGAGVRAVCPTPTGPAFSYTEGPNANCTYDGGQYTIRNLGPYQWKLAFPAYDGKHAWAWSGDAVNRASATPVQVVAGETVTLDAALPATGTISGTVTVPDGTCRTCVGITAVDATTGDWAGIQPSVRSDGTFTMKGLNTQDVRLLYSVGDGRVAYPDLIHTTAGEAVTGITITVPAA, via the coding sequence ATGCTGCGCGCACTGGGCGCCGCAGCGATGGCCGGGCTGATGGCCGTCATGGGCCTCACCGGGCCGGCGCAGGCGGCGGAGGCCGCCGGGCTGGACGGCACGATCACCAACAAGCTGACCGGCGAGCCCGTCGCCGGGGCGGGAATCGTGATCCAGCAGCAGGACGGTTCCAACTGGAACTTCACCAACAGCGACACCGACGGGCGCTTCGCCTTCCCGGAAACGCCGGCCGGCGAGTACACCGTCCAGGTCAACGCGAACGGCTACGTCGAGGAGTACCTCTACGGCCACCGGAACAGCTGGGAGGCCGACCTGATCACGGTCCCGGCCACCCTCCAGATCCCGCTGATGCCCATCCAGTACGGCGACGTCGCCGGCCGGGTGGTGGACCAGAAGGGTACGGGCATCGCCCACGTCGGGGTCCAGCTGCGACGCGGCGGCAACTGGGTGGGCGACACGGCGACCGACGACCAGGGGCGGTACCGCTTCGAGCGGATCGAGACCGACTCCAACTACACGGCACAGTTCACCCTCCCGAGCGGCCAGGTGCTCTTCAACGGCGGAGTCGAGTCCGAGTACGACGCTCCCCCCTTCACCGTGACGGCGGACAAGACGACCACCGTCAACCTCACCCGGCCCCCGGTCGGGAACCTCATCGTCCGCGCGGTCGACAAGGAGACCGGCGCCGCGATCGCCGGCTACTGCTGGTACCCGCAGGACGGCCCGTTCTCGTTCCACACCACCTGCACCGACAAACTGGGCCGGGCCCGGTTCCCGGACATGCCGGTCGGCACCTACCGCGGCGGCGGCTACGACCCCAACGAGGTCTACGTCAACGGTCTGTTCGGCCCGGTGACCGTGACCGAGAACGAGACGACCTGGACCACCGTCAAGCTGGAGAAGTCGGTCAGCCTGCACGTCGACTTCGTCGACGCGGCCACCGGCGACCCGGTCAGCGGCGCCTGCGTCACCCTGGCCGACCCGGTGTACACCGACGTCGGCCAGAACGGCAGATGCGGTTCCGAGGCGGACTACAACAACCTGTTCGCCGAGGACCATTTCCGGCTCTTCGTCGCTCCGTACGACGGGGAGCACGGCGCGCAGTGGGTCTCGACGACCGGTGGCGGCACGGGCGACCCGGCGCAGGCCAAGGTCTTCAAGCCGGTGCCGGGCGAGCGCATCCGGGTGACCGTCAAGCTGGACGGCGCCGGCAGCGTGACCGGCGTCGTGCGGGACGCCGCGACGGGAGCCGGCGTACGTGCCGTCTGCCCGACCCCGACCGGACCGGCCTTTTCCTACACCGAGGGTCCCAACGCCAACTGCACCTACGACGGCGGTCAGTACACGATCCGCAACCTCGGCCCGTACCAGTGGAAGCTGGCCTTCCCGGCGTACGACGGCAAGCACGCGTGGGCATGGTCGGGCGACGCGGTGAACCGGGCGTCCGCGACGCCGGTGCAGGTGGTGGCCGGCGAAACCGTCACGCTGGATGCGGCACTGCCGGCCACGGGCACGATCAGCGGCACCGTCACCGTGCCCGACGGCACCTGCCGGACGTGCGTGGGCATCACTGCCGTCGACGCGACGACCGGTGACTGGGCAGGCATCCAGCCGTCGGTCCGCTCGGACGGCACGTTCACCATGAAGGGCCTCAACACGCAGGACGTGCGGCTCCTCTACAGCGTGGGCGACGGCCGGGTGGCGTACCCGGACCTGATCCACACCACGGCGGGTGAGGCCGTCACCGGCATCACGATCACCGTGCCGGCGGCGTAG
- a CDS encoding methyltransferase domain-containing protein, which yields MAEAGALARSCKRSRLGRIEPGQALATDYDSFAEAYATGTESNLINGYYTRPAMLDLARQRLGDGTALHQGGLGGDPLPFPDASFDEAIACLVLHYLEDWTARSPSCDASSYPAADSSWPSTIPSSTT from the coding sequence GTGGCCGAAGCGGGAGCGTTGGCGCGGTCCTGCAAGCGGTCGCGACTCGGGCGCATCGAGCCCGGCCAGGCTCTGGCCACCGACTACGACAGCTTCGCCGAGGCGTACGCCACCGGGACCGAGTCCAACCTCATCAACGGCTACTACACCCGGCCGGCAATGCTGGACTTGGCCCGGCAGCGGCTCGGCGATGGCACGGCCCTGCATCAGGGCGGTCTGGGCGGCGATCCGCTACCGTTCCCCGACGCCTCGTTCGACGAGGCCATCGCCTGCCTCGTCCTTCACTACCTAGAGGACTGGACGGCACGCTCGCCGAGTTGCGACGCGTCCTCGTACCCGGCGGCCGACTCATCGTGGCCGTCAACCATCCCTTCGTCTACCACCTGA
- a CDS encoding LPXTG cell wall anchor domain-containing protein, protein MLLLLGGVGVPAASASAAPAGADLTVDLAGATIPLGVTKKTLHLKISNRGDATPTRVVVRVDASELDRFDFGIMLWPTGGPRDCDGDVSGWYCDLLPDQLPGPGETVELPILATVQTGEPLAGRIKVTVEVKPVDTNPADNTKWFPIQVVDHPEADLSVVAPDVTQSVRIAADGRLASTGTLNPGETGAVRYTIANQGRKPVDGVKVELRVPTGATFTRPPDECVLSDAGRAAVCTYDRLALVPVDQDTDPNDQLHSAVELYHLVTVSAATKAPVTLRNGTVRVEGLSDPRSDLSGPARSDLPTNAVAVRAVDVDDSDNQDGFAVVVAANSSGGGSGGSPGDGGGAGGGGSLPITGSQAGLTAGAGLAMLVGGGVLLLLTRRRRAIR, encoded by the coding sequence GTGCTGCTTCTTCTCGGAGGGGTCGGCGTGCCCGCCGCGTCCGCCTCGGCGGCGCCGGCGGGGGCGGACCTCACTGTCGACCTGGCCGGCGCGACGATTCCGCTGGGGGTCACGAAGAAGACGCTTCACCTGAAGATCAGCAACCGGGGCGACGCGACCCCGACCCGGGTCGTCGTCCGGGTCGATGCGTCGGAGCTGGATAGGTTCGATTTCGGGATCATGCTCTGGCCGACCGGCGGGCCGCGTGACTGCGACGGCGATGTCTCCGGCTGGTACTGCGACCTGCTGCCGGATCAGCTTCCGGGGCCGGGCGAGACGGTGGAGCTTCCCATCCTCGCCACCGTCCAGACCGGAGAGCCCCTCGCGGGCCGGATCAAGGTGACGGTCGAGGTCAAGCCGGTCGACACGAATCCGGCCGACAATACGAAGTGGTTCCCGATCCAGGTGGTGGATCACCCTGAAGCCGACCTTTCGGTGGTCGCGCCGGACGTGACGCAGTCGGTGCGGATCGCTGCCGACGGCAGGCTCGCATCCACCGGCACGTTGAATCCGGGCGAGACGGGCGCGGTGCGCTACACGATCGCCAACCAGGGGCGGAAGCCGGTCGATGGCGTCAAGGTCGAACTGCGCGTGCCCACGGGCGCGACGTTCACCAGGCCGCCGGATGAATGCGTCCTCAGTGACGCCGGGCGTGCGGCGGTCTGCACCTACGACCGGCTGGCCCTCGTTCCTGTCGACCAGGACACCGACCCGAACGACCAGCTCCACTCCGCCGTCGAGCTGTACCACCTGGTGACGGTGTCGGCCGCCACGAAGGCGCCGGTCACGTTGCGGAACGGGACCGTCCGGGTCGAGGGCCTGAGCGACCCGCGGTCGGACCTTTCCGGCCCGGCGCGGAGCGACCTTCCCACGAACGCCGTCGCCGTTCGGGCGGTCGACGTGGACGACAGCGACAACCAGGACGGGTTCGCGGTCGTGGTGGCCGCGAACAGCAGCGGCGGAGGTAGTGGCGGCAGCCCCGGTGACGGTGGTGGCGCTGGTGGTGGCGGCAGCTTGCCGATCACCGGGTCCCAGGCCGGGCTGACCGCCGGGGCCGGCCTCGCCATGCTGGTGGGTGGCGGCGTGCTGCTGCTCCTGACCCGACGACGCCGGGCCATCCGGTGA
- a CDS encoding NUDIX domain-containing protein — protein MDVVVTGALVENGAVLLVHRRPTKRAYPDVWDLPGGQVEAGESELQALAREMHEELGVHIAAESASRLGVLHAGSGEDAVHVGVWQIGDWVGSPTNRAPDEHDDIAWVGISELGGLPLVHGVLAAMVRSLPEFECARRHSDVTDCNQDDRGTKAGCRACAGTDSSSRWWD, from the coding sequence ATGGATGTCGTCGTCACAGGCGCACTCGTTGAAAACGGCGCGGTCCTGCTAGTACACCGCAGGCCGACCAAACGGGCATACCCAGATGTCTGGGATCTGCCCGGGGGGCAGGTCGAGGCGGGTGAGTCGGAGCTACAAGCCCTCGCGCGTGAGATGCACGAGGAGCTCGGTGTTCACATTGCGGCGGAGTCCGCTTCACGGTTGGGCGTCTTGCATGCCGGCAGTGGTGAGGACGCCGTTCACGTGGGCGTCTGGCAAATTGGAGACTGGGTTGGCTCTCCGACCAACCGTGCACCTGACGAGCATGACGACATCGCATGGGTCGGGATCAGCGAGCTGGGCGGTCTTCCCCTCGTGCATGGCGTCTTGGCGGCAATGGTTCGTTCTCTGCCTGAGTTTGAGTGCGCCCGCAGGCACTCAGATGTCACCGACTGTAACCAGGATGACCGAGGAACCAAGGCCGGCTGTCGTGCATGTGCTGGGACGGATTCGTCAAGCAGGTGGTGGGACTAG
- a CDS encoding VOC family protein: MACRISELVLKCRDPEVLARFWCEVLDFIELDREEGVYIEIGPREGFGGPQPTIFLIRNDEPKNGHSRLHIDVNPTDRDQDAELERLLAAGAKLVDIGQPAEASWHVLADPEGNEFCLLKRRLDPL; this comes from the coding sequence ATGGCATGCCGTATCAGTGAGCTCGTGCTCAAGTGCCGCGACCCCGAGGTGCTGGCGCGGTTCTGGTGCGAGGTCCTGGACTTCATAGAGCTCGATCGCGAAGAGGGGGTCTACATCGAGATAGGTCCGCGCGAAGGGTTCGGCGGCCCGCAGCCGACGATCTTCCTCATCCGCAACGACGAGCCGAAGAACGGGCATTCCCGGCTGCACATCGACGTCAACCCCACCGACCGCGATCAGGACGCCGAGCTCGAACGCCTCCTGGCCGCCGGGGCCAAACTCGTCGACATCGGTCAGCCCGCGGAGGCGTCCTGGCACGTCCTCGCCGATCCAGAAGGCAACGAGTTCTGCCTGCTCAAGCGCCGCCTCGACCCACTCTGA
- a CDS encoding DLW-39 family protein: MFKKLLFLVGVVGVAALVAKKVKASNDERALWHEATTAPDLR; the protein is encoded by the coding sequence ATGTTCAAGAAGCTTCTGTTCCTGGTCGGCGTCGTCGGCGTGGCCGCCCTGGTCGCCAAGAAGGTCAAGGCTTCCAACGACGAGCGCGCTCTCTGGCACGAGGCCACCACCGCGCCCGACCTGCGCTGA